A single region of the Eremothecium gossypii ATCC 10895 chromosome V, complete sequence genome encodes:
- the SAC1 gene encoding phosphatidylinositol-3-phosphatase SAC1 (Syntenic homolog of Saccharomyces cerevisiae YKL212W (SAC1)) codes for MPGPLLYTRVGDSLLFKPSTTSQSEAVLSISHHDSGVTLVDPSNFPKDGETRKIAGLIGILHLRNSRVVLTADRVEVVGNLGAHSLFKVTAHSLVLVNTSIRPSAEDNQYLALLRDHLAKATLYYSYTYDLTHSVQRNEGLGPASWRTADTRFFWNYYATEPLRNLAEENALANEFVLPLIYGYVKVVDTVLQSTPVSVGLITRRSRFRAGTRYFRRGADADGNVANFNETEQVLLVPQRDSGRTHWISFLQTRGSVPVYWAEVNNLKYKPDLMLSDTGSLDACAKHFSEQKKLYGDNYLVNLVNQKGYELPVKESYESSVATLNDPHLHYVYFDFHHECRKMQWHRINVLVEQLRQMGLDSMDVFHKVTSAEGDTETVVSKQKSVVRTNCMDCLDRTNVVQSVLAGWVLQQQLENASVLPAGVSWKEDSTLLNEFQNFWADNADAISKAYSGTGALKTDFTRTGKRTYMGAFQDFVNSVSRYYQNNCTDGPRQDSYDLFLGNFRPYHTSVPSPFIDKRPLFIQLLPTIIYAALTVIAATVFFPKGHFLNRKNLQFFIGSSLVALFALRVIFINGMQYVNWPKLTDLGFVVAVQTHNKEQVFKGIQYRPSSHFVKPPLLKRD; via the coding sequence ATGCCGGGACCGCTTTTGTACACCAGAGTGGGCGACAGCCTGCTTTTCAAGCCATCTACTACTTCCCAGAGTGAAGCGGTGTTGTCTATCTCGCATCACGATTCGGGCGTGACACTCGTAGACCCCAGCAACTTCCCTAAAGATGGAGAAACTCGCAAGATCGCAGGCCTGATCGGGATATTACATTTGCGCAATAGTCGCGTGGTGCTAACGGCGGACCGCGTGGAGGTGGTGGGAAACCTGGGTGCCCAttctcttttcaaagtgACGGCGCACTCTTTGGTGCTGGTCAACACCAGTATCCGGCCATCTGCAGAGGACAACCAGTATCTTGCGCTACTGCGCGACCACCTCGCGAAGGCAACGCTGTACTATTCGTACACGTATGACTTGACGCACTCTGTGCAGCGCAACGAAGGGTTGGGGCCAGCCTCGTGGCGCACTGCAGACACGCGGTTCTTCTGGAACTACTATGCCACAGAGCCGCTGCGAAACCTGGCGGAGGAAAACGCTCTGGCGAACGAGTTCGTTCTGCCGCTAATCTACGGCTACGTCAAAGTGGTAGACACTGTGTTGCAGAGTACGCCAGTTAGTGTGGGTCTGATCACGCGCCGGAGCAGATTCAGGGCGGGTACAAGATACTTCAGGCGCGGTGCTGATGCGGACGGGAATGTTGCGAACTTCAACGAGACGGAGCAGGTACTGCTGGTGCCCCAGCGCGACTCTGGCCGTACACACTGGATCTCGTTCCTGCAGACCAGAGGCTCCGTGCCAGTCTACTGGGCGGAAGTCAACAACCTGAAGTACAAGCCTGATCTGATGTTGAGCGACACGGGTTCTCTAGATGCCTGCGCCAAGCACTTTTCAGAGCAGAAGAAGCTGTACGGCGATAACTACCTGGTGAACCTGGTAAACCAGAAGGGCTATGAGTTGCCGGTCAAGGAATCCTACGAGAGTTCTGTCGCAACGCTGAATGACCCGCACTTGCACTACGTCTACTTTGACTTCCATCATGAGTGCCGCAAAATGCAGTGGCATCGGATCAACGTGCTAGTCGAGCAACTACGGCAGATGGGACTGGACAGCATGGATGTATTCCACAAGGTTACGAGTGCAGAAGGTGACACGGAAACTGTTGTTTCCAAGCAGAAGTCCGTCGTCCGTACCAACTGCATGGACTGCCTGGACAGAACGAACGTCGTGCAATCAGTATTGGCGGGGTGGGTGCTCCAGCAGCAATTGGAGAACGCCTCGGTACTCCCTGCAGGTGTTTCATGGAAGGAGGACTCCACACTGCTCAATGAGTTCCAAAACTTTTGGGCTGATAACGCGGATGCCATCAGCAAGGCTTATTCTGGAACTGGCGCGCTGAAGACAGACTTCACACGTACCGGCAAGCGCACCTACATGGGGGCTTTCCAAGATTTCGTCAATTCTGTGTCTCGGTACTATCAGAACAACTGCACCGACGGACCAAGGCAAGACAGTTATGATTTGTTCTTAGGAAACTTCAGGCCCTACCACACTTCTGTACCCTCTCCGTTCATTGACAAGAGACCTCTATTTATCCAGCTCTTGCCAACTATCATCTATGCTGCGCTGACCGTGATAGCCGCCACGGTTTTCTTCCCAAAGGGTCATTTCTTGAACCGCAAGAACCTACAGTTTTTCATTGGCTCATCATTGGTAGCACTATTCGCCCTTCGTGTCATTTTCATTAACGGAATGCAGTACGTCAACTGGCCGAAACTGACCGATCTTGGATTCGTCGTTGCTGTGCAGACCCACAACAAAGAACAGGTATTCAAAGGAATTCAATACAGACCAAGTTCACACTTTGTTAAACCTCCTCTACTGAAGCGCGACTAG